The following DNA comes from Ricinus communis isolate WT05 ecotype wild-type chromosome 10, ASM1957865v1, whole genome shotgun sequence.
AGCAAAGATAGTCTTGCTGATGGACTTATTGTTCGAGGAACTGATGGACTTATTGTTCGAGGAAGATCCTATAATAGAGAGCCTACTAGCAGTAGTCATCCAAAGTCTAGATCCAAATCCAGATACAGAAATTTAACTTGTAATTACTGCAAGAAGAAAGGGCACATTAAAGTTAATTgctttaagttgaaaaataagCAAAAGTATCATAATATTCCGGAGAAACCCGCTGAAGCCAACATTGTTGAGGATGAGGTTCAATATGATGTTTTCACTGTCACTGACAACACAGCTATGTCCATGAAAGGGTGGATTTTAGATTCTAGTTgctcatttaatatttttcttaacaaagATTGGTTCTCCACTTATGAACCAGTTAATAGTGGAGTTGTCTTGATGGGAAATGATCAAACGTGCAACGTTGTTGATATTGGTTCAGTCAAAATAAGAATGCATGACGGTGTAGTTAGAACTTTGACTGAAGTGCGACATGTTCCTGATATGTCAAAAAACCTTATTTCTTTATCCACTTTAGATATTGGTGGTTGTAAATTTATTGGCGGTGATGGTGTTTTGAAGGTTGTGAAAGGTGCCTTAGTTATGATGAAAGCTCATCAGATTGGAAGATTGTACGTGTTGTAAGGATCTACTGTTATAGGCACAACTGTTGTATCATCCTCCATATCAGATTCAGATGTCACCAGATTATGGCACATGAGGCTGGGACATATGAGTGAGAAAGGTTTGATAATGCTGAGCAAGAAAGGACTTCTTTCTGATCAGAGTACATCCAAGTTAGAGTTTTATGAACAATGTCTCTTTGGAAAGCAAAAGAGGATCAGTTTTAGCTCAGGGGTTCATAGAACTAAAGGTACTCTTGATTACATCCATTCGGATCTTTAGGGACCAGCACAAGTTCTTTCTAAAGGTGGTGCTCGATACATGCTAACCTTTATTGACGACTACTCCAGGAAGGTATGGGTTTACTTTCTAAAGCATAAGAGTGATGTGTTTGTCACTTTCAAGCAGTGGAAGGCTTTAGTGgaaaaacaaactaaaaagaaGATTAAACGCCTTCGCACTGATAATGGTTTGGAGTTTTGTGATGGCGATTTCAATAAATTTCGCAAGAATGAAGGTATTGTTAGACACCTTACAATCAGAGGCACTCCTCAACAGAATGGCCTAGCCAAGAGGATGAATAGAACCTTGATGGAAAAGGTTCGTTGCACGTTATCCAATTCTGAGCTATCAAATGATTTTTGGGCAGAAGCAGCTTCGACAACGTGCTACTTGGTGAATTGTTCTCCTAATGCTTCAATTAATTGTAAGACTCCGGAAGAGGTATGATTCTGGTCATCCTGCTGATTATTCTGAGTTGAGGATATTTGGATGTCCTGTCTATGTTCATGTCAATGACGGCAAGTGGGAGCCTAGATCCAAAAAGGGTATATTCATTGGCTATCCTGCTGTCGTAAAGGGATACAAGGTTTGGTACCCTAATCCAAAGTCACCTAAGTCTATAATCAGTAGGGATGTTGTGTTTAATGAATCATTTATGCTTCACCAGGAAAAAGAGTCTTCTAAACCTTCTACGGGGATAGAGAATATAAGCAAGCAGGTGAAAGTTAAGGTGGAGAATACAAATGCTCCACAAAATGTTCCATAACCAGATCTAGTTCAACTACCTATTTCATATGAGGCAGACGAGTCACCGGAAGTGGAAGACTATTCAATTGCCAAAAATAGGGGTATGAGAATGAGAACTAAATCTGTGCGGCTTAATGATTATGTTACTTATGCACTAGTAGTGGCAGAAGAAACTGATGGAATTGGTGATCCATCATTTCGGGCCATCACCGTTTTTGCCAAGTAGTTGTTATGCAAGAAGAGGTGGAGTCTCTTCACAAGAATAAAACTTGGAACTTGGTCAAGCCGCCtaaagataagaaaattattggCTGCAAATGGGTCTTTTAAAGGAAAGATGGCATTCCAGGTGTTGAAAATGCTAAGTACAAAGCACGATTAGTTGCAAAGGGCTATAGTCAAGTACATGGAGTTGATTTCAATGATGTTTTTTCACCTGTTGTTAAACATAGCTCTATTCGTGTTTTGCTTGCTTTGGTTGCTATGCATAATTTAAAGCTCGAGCAATTGGATGTTAAAACTGCTTTCTTACATGGTGAACTTGAGGAAACAATTTATATGCAACAACCTgatgattttgaaattaaaggTAAGGAAGACCATGTTTGTTTGTTGAAGAAATCTTTATATGGTTTGAAGCAGTCTCCTTGACAATGGTACAAGCGGTTTGATTCCTTTATGATCGATCACAGCTATCTCAGGAGCCAGTACGATAGTTGTGTGTACTTCAAAAGGTCTGCAGATGGCTCATTTGTATACTTATTGGtctatgttgatgatatgctTATTGCAGCTAAAGATATGTGTGAGATCaataatttgaaattagaGCTAAATGGTGAATTTGGGATGAAAGATTTGGGAGTGGCTAAAAAGATTTTAGGCATGGAGATTCAAAGAAACAGAACTACAGGAAAACTCTACTTGACTCAAAAGAGTTTTGTTGAGAGAGTTCTGAAGCATTTCGGGATGAAAAATGCTAAGCCTGTAAGTACTTCACTCGCTGCTCATTTTAGACTTTCTACTGCAATGTCACCACAGTCGAAGGAAGATACTGAGTATATGTACACATGTTTCCTTACTCAAAATGTGGCATATCATCATCGTTGCTAGCAGTGTGTGTACTGCACATGACACGTTGCACGCACGCTGGTcagtatatatgtcaaaactCGTAAAGAACACCCTTGATGTGTAAAATAGATTTTGAGATATTTGCAAGGTGCCTCTAATTTTAACTTGGAGTTTGGAAGGAGCAAGCACATTTGGTTATGTGTTCACATTATCCGCTGGTTCGACGAAGATCGGTGATATGTATATTAAGGTCGCCATTAGTTGGAAAGCTACTTTGCAATCTATAGTAGCTTTATCCACTACAGAAGCTTAATACATGGCAGTTGTTGAGGCTATTAAAGAAGCCATTTGGCTAAGAGGTTTACTTGTTGAGCTCAGTTCGGATACAAAGGTGATTGTCGTCCATTGTGATAGTGAAAGTGTTATTCACTTGACTAAAGATCAGATGTTTCACAAGAGAACAAAGCACATTGATGTGAATTACCACTATGTTCGTGATATTATCTCAGAGGGTAATATTATTGTTACGAAAATCGGTACAATAGACAATTTGACTGACATGTTAACTAAATCTCTTCCAGTGAGCAAGTTCAAGCATTTCTTGGACTTAATTGGTATTTTTTATTGAGTAGCCCTAAAGGGCTTATTTGGAGAAAGTAAAGTAAAGTTTATATGTTGAGGAGAAATTCAAGTTAAGGTGGAGAATTGTTATGGTTATCTTGAATTTGTGTCAAGTCCATATTGTGTCATAGCCCAAGTCCACAATTATTTGCTTGGAGAGCAAGGACTTATCTTAGCCACTCATTTTGACTTGGAGAGCAAGGGCTAATCTTGGCCATGTATTCATACTTGGTTATCAAGTTTAGTTTGCTATATATACACTAGCAATTAGTGAAGAAAAACACGAAGAAGATATGGAGCAAAATAGCAAATGGGAAACACTTGAGTGAGGTCTTTCTTTTAGGTACTAGTAAAAGTCTCTTTTAGTCCTTAGACTTATTTTACTAGTATATTTTGAGAGTTACACACTTGAGTGTAATTGGGTTTTGGGTTTTGAGTGTTATTCTCTATTTGTACTCCTCACTTTAATTAGTAGATTTTACTTCTCTCTTTGCCGTGGATGTAAGATTACGCCGAACCACGTAAATCAAttgtgtttatttatttctctattttatcatttatatttctaacttCCGCAACAAAAAACCTAACACATagtcataaatttaattgattccaatataactataattatcgtatattaaattattataaattatttttaaagaatattttattaaataacaccactcgaaaatattgatattacactaaaaaaaaaacacattgCATGTCCATTGATTTGCTTGTTTGGAGTACGAAAAAACTGGCAACTCATAAACGCAGCCAACGAGTGAAAAGGAAGCGCAGCATTATTGGTAGCATTCCCATAGTTGTGAGTAGTCACCAAAGAACGGGGCCTGGGACCCCAAGAGAACTcgaattttgattaataatttataatattaatgaattaatttgttttattataggGAAATTTTTCATACAAGAACTATCACATATTTTGTTACTTCCAACGCATTatctatttaaaaagaaaatggaagaagctgttaaataaaataaaataaaatatgagaaaagtaaaatatatatttcgactctttttaataatacCACTTTGATTTTCAACTTCAAATGTAGTCAATTATTTAGTTTCCAAGTTAAGACTTAGAGAATCATTAcgtcataaaaaataataattcaagaatatatatatatatatagagaaagagagagagagagagcttataattagataaaaacaaatttcttCCATATAGGATAAATTTAGATCTAAATTCCAATGCATATTATgacatcatattttttttttcttaaaaagaagtATTCGAATTCTGATATATTAACTCAActgttttgtttttgtttttcaataGCAATAATCAGAGTCTAATTAAGCGAATTATTAAGTcagttttataaataatattataaccAGAAAccgaaattattatttttttttataagaaaatgaaaccaGTGACCCATTTTACGTCGGTGTTGAATTCGATTggttcttttcatcacccATATATTCAACTAAGAAAAATAAcgtaaataaaaaagaaaagaaaacagataatacatttatttcCGAGAGGCCCTACACAACATGTGGTTGACATGATTTATGAGtgtgattctttttgtttctttggaaaatgatttgattttaataataaaaatatctttttatatatatttatagcaACTGCCgattacataataaaaataatttatttttttatattcgtCGTAAATTgaaaacttatttaattttttttcagaaattctttgttgttttccAAGTGAACGTATTCAATTCAAATTGCAGTAGCATGAGTTTTCTTGAACGACTTGTACATCCATACGTACCacaaaaaatgagaaattcttacaatctttattataatatgtCTGATTGTCTGTCTAAATTCAACATTACTCTCATTTATATTTCCAACTCAcatcttattattttcaattttactcCCACTACTTTTTATAATCATTAGCTTACTAGTcgacaaataaaaaattattgaaaatacacggTGCTTTAATTTAGTGATAAGGTAAGACTATTTAGGAAATTTGTATCAAAATTGATGTATCTATAGCGAgggtaataaaaataaatctaaatactctaaatcaatatttttgagagaataatatttatgaagtaaagtaattaaacaataaataaatatgcaatgcaaatgattataatttaaaactatatgctaaagataatatttagtatagtcttttacttagtaatctactttaagcctaaatctaatgaatgagatggtgatgtgtctttttctttagttatttaaactaatgatgcaactaaagtttattctacaaatatatattaaagtaaaattggtgtctctaatacattcaacttaaatatgttcataacaattactattactaaattaatatgatggttaaccaATAacaataactgaaactaataaagatataaaattaaagtaatcattcattaaataaataaataaataataagattcatataaaatatttatgcaAACTagtctaacatatttaactcAATGATCATgctattaaatagaaagatataaaacaataaagtaaaaactcCCTTTAGAtccagaatttcttcaagtagaaAGATAGTTGATCCTCACTctctaatttttgaaaaactccttaaattttacaaagactaatgaaaactaaactaaagtgtttacggaagaactgtagagaaaataatggtgGATAGATATAGAGAGCAAATGGGAGAAATTCTCTCCTCCTAGAACTAGGTCtgtagagatatatatagagaaaattAATCCTCTAAGTAAGTCTCCCTAAAGAtaagtatactaatataagtttatctgatagataaaaatatatgtattctTATCTCCACCAAGTATTATCCAATAAATAAcgtttaatataaattctaataattatacaaaatgactaaaatatcccttgGGCCTTGTAATTTTTAGCGAGGCCTTACAAATAACTGTCTATGCATCTTAATCTTGAGTCTTGACAGAAAATATCcaattaagtttctttttaaGTATTTAGCTCCATATCTTTCTTTGTTAGTTAATATTACctgaaaataaacaattaagcttaagtgagttaaaaacacatattctcaccatattatatatagaaattatattatcaaaCCTTTGAAATACTCtaaacatttatatataatttggacctatcaaaaattcaaacttCACTGGTAAAATTAACTctcaaaaagtaaataaatctttaatacttttatatatctacatatatatcataaattattatataaaaattataatatatattattcaataaatttatttataatataatattaaatagtaaataatcaTACTGAGAAAGtatcataataataagaacacatgaattaatattgtcaataaaaaaattgaaagtatcaatatatttttctataatttttatttttaatttttataaatatttatattgaattatttgaactCTATtataggtatatatatattataatttatcaatttcttaCAGGATTAATaatgtatatgaaattattataggattagaattgaattatattagTTCTATTAAAATTAGGAGATTAATTACTAagtaattctattaaaattaggaaattaatcactaattaattctattagaattaaaaaaattaaattagttaccTATAGAATTAGCataaaattagcaaaaatattttagtcaattaaatttattttctaaacgtgcttttatataaatattttctcttatgatatttaatcatcaattaactaattttttagatattataattttataactgaataattttaatagaaatttacataatacaaaataaatagaacTTTTATCTACCTTGATTATAATGGGTATATAGGAATTTGGTGttgcaaataaagaaaattgaatattCCAATTATATAAGTGTAAAAGAAAGTGTGGCTTTGATGGGCACATGTCCCTATCTTTCGGAATTTGCTTGGACATTAACATCCCAACTTTTGCAACAAATTTACTTAATAGctcttcttaaatttttaccCATTATTCATTTAAGATGAGGTTTTGTTGTCatgctaattaattattagattaaaagaattaactagtaaattaattacattataTCTTAATCTAAGAcatttacattttaaattataataataattgattcatagaaatgtaattatataataattaacgtggaatagataaaaaaaggatatcaaaatatatatcaagGATACCATTACATGTAATAAGGAATCAAGGgagattcttttcttattctttttcttttttcacacTAATTACTTTTTGCATTATATAAATTGTTCATTGCAGTTTTATGCAGGAAAAGTAATACGTAAATAGATTAATCCTATAAATAAGTGAAATAAggttcaatatatatatttatatataaagtgatattataatttatcaattactaataaaattagaaatatactaaactaaattaattaaatataaaatcataacaaaattgggataaaatcaataattattgaatacttctaatagaattaattagaaatgtattaaattaaattaaattatatattaaaattataatagaatcaggttaatatttaactaattactgaattaattctagaaatactttaattaatttaaacattttcCCTCCTTTGTACTTTTGCAGTATAGATATAGATTGCTGGCATTAACATCTccaatgaattttttttttaaaggatTTTATTGCTATGTAATAGCAATtattataatgaatataaaaaatcgTAATTACGTATAGACAAAATCATTAaaaccttatatatatatatatatatgtatttgttttcttctgtgaatttatgtatttgtttattttatgcaCCACTAGGATAGAGCCACATGTCCGCGAAGCAATAGGAATCGTGTGTAAGAGAGTCATCCGTGATACAATTCAGTGTTCCTGAGGCCACCATCTCTCTGCCATATATAAAAACGACACCTCATTCTTCCATCTATTCTGTGTGTTTTTTCTTGAAGAACAGcgtttcttcttttaattattctttttcgtTATTGGGTcagttttatttatcattaattaCGTTACCATTCTTGCTTCTTCTTTAAACAGAAACCAACTTtgttctttataaatatagacTTTTACACAATAGTATTCTTGTTTCTTGCTGCTCTTGTTTGATTCTGTTAATTTTGCTTTACAGCTAAGCAAATTATAAACCCATCTCCGCCGTCACATGGCCACAAGAGGATTGGTGTTGTATTTGTCGTTGGCTTTCTCTGCGGCGGTTCTCTCGGCAGTTTTCCTCTTCGACCACCACCCATATGTTAAAAACTCTACTCTTTTGAGTTCTCATTACATCTCCACTACTGAAAGAGTTTGGCCAGTATGTTTCTTtactttctatattttttttgttttttcttggtAATGTTTATGTAATAACATGGAAGAGATTGTACTTTTTATGGTCTTACTATGAGTATGTGACATATAAAAgtttgggttttttttttatggctTATTAGGTGAATGTAGcgtgaatatttataaaagtttggattttttttattggttcTTGTTAACTCTTTTGAATTGGCGTTGTTGCAGGAATTGGAGTTTAGCTGGAGAATAGTGTTGGCTACAGTCATTGGATTCCTGGGTTCAGCATGTGGAACTGTTGGTGGAGTTGGAGGGGGAGGAATTTTTGTTCCTATGCTTACTTTGATTGTTGGGTTCGATACCAAGTCTGCTGCTGCTATTTCTAAATGTATGTGTGAACTCGATCAGATTTATTATATTGGTCATATGATTATTTCCTTGACGAATCTAGAAGTATATGCTAGAAAGCCAAAAGTTGAAAAGGGGATCTAAAAAGTTGTAGATTCTAATACTAactttatgtttttattagaaagtgtctgttacttttcttttctaaaaaagttAACTTTCccttgtgtttttattttctttggaaTGTGTGCAGGTATGATCATGGGTGCATCAGCATCATCAGTTTGGTATAATCTAAGAGTGCCACATCCAACAAAAGAAGTGCCAATTTTAGATTATGATTTGGCTCTTCTTTTCCAGCCAATGCTTATGCTTGGCATCACCGTTGGTGTTGCTTTGAGTGTTGTCTTTCCTTACTGGTTAATCACTGTCCTTAtcattatactttttataggtacatattcttcttttcaacttttctttctttcttctaatTTATTGAAGAAGTCTACCATTAATTTGTTATCTCAATAACTAAGTATTTGTCCCTTTCTCttgattaaattttgaaaCCAGGTACCTCTTCCAGGTCTTTCTTTAAGGGAGTTGAAATGTGGAAGGAAGAGACAATCTTGAAGGTGATTATTTTTCCTAATATAAACAAGTTTATTAGAACTAGTTTCTTGTTTATATATCTAATCTTAGTTAAATCTTGAAATTGCAGAAAGAATTGGCTAAGCAGCAAGAAGCTGTGGTTAATTCACGTGGCGAACGTAAGATTCATTGACAGATAACTCATTTTGAAAAACACTATGAACTGTTGCTGCTAATTATAGAAACTTGAACAATGGTTTagtttaattgttttttctttattttttctggcATGTAGTTCTAATTGACACAGAGTATGAGCCTTTGGTTCCTAAAGAAGAGAAATCAGAAATGGTAAGTAAGTTCTACCTTTGGTTCCAATTTTTACCATCTTCTCTAAtgttaacaataataattaatttcctTTAATCCTGCAGCAAATAGTCTGCTTCAACCTTAGGTGGAAAAGGCTTTTTGTGCTGCTATTTGTTTGGTCTGTTTTCCTTCTCCTCCAGGTTATCAAGGTGAGTCTTTACTTTATCTGGATTTCTAAAGTGTTTTCATCTTCATGAATCTATGGGCTTATTATATATTGGTTTTGGCAGAATGATGTGGCAACTTGCAGCAAATGGTATTGGGTGCTGTTCTGTTTACAGGTAATATAATCAGCATAATGAAATATTCACTGTTTTGATGCTTTGACAGTGTTCGTTTCTGTTTTCTTGCTGAATTATTGTATCagttttgattcttttttgttgCTATACAAATCATGTGGGTCCTATTCTGTTCCTCCAGTTTCCTGTAGCTCTTGCGGTATTTGGCTATGAAGCAGTCAAATTatacaaagaacacaagaagAGAATTAGCACAGGAAACACAGAATCAATTTGTGAAGCTTCTATTGCATGGACTCCTATGCACATTTCTTTCTGTGCACTCTGTGGAATCTTAGGAGGAACAGTTGGCGGTCTTCTTGGATCTGGTGGAGGATTCATTCTTGGTCCACTACTCCTTGAGATTGGTGTAATCCCACAGGTTTGATGAGTTTTCTCTTTTACTCTATTAGTTCCTATGTCTAACTTAAAAGTATCACTATAATTGGTATGGTAGCCTATCATGCACCCTTTATTTGAAATCTTGTGCTATTAGAATTAATGTCAGATTATCTTAATTGCTCATAGGTTGCCAGTGCAACAGCAACATTTGTAATGATGTTCTCATCATCCTTGTCTGTGGTGGAGTTCTATCTGCTTAAAAGATTCCCTATGCCTTACGGTAACTTTTGACCTCTTTACCTCATTGGCTTGCTTTATCATGTGAATGACAAATTGCCATCTGTGTCCATATCTGATAGTTTCTTGACATTAAATTGTTTTGTAGCCTTGTACCTCACAGGAGTGTCAGTACTAGCTGGCTTCTGGGGACAGTTTTTTGTAAGGAAGCTCATTACCATTCTAAAAAGAGGATCACTTATTGTGTTCATACTGTCTGGTGTCATATTTGCTAGTGCCATAACCATGGGTACAGTACTCAATCCTCTGTCATTTTCTTGATCAAGTAAATGTATCTGTATTATGATTAGTGACAGAGACTGATAAATTCATTTCTGTTTCCTGGGATATTTTGCAGGAGTGGTTGGCACTGAGAAGAGTATAAGAATGATAAACAACCATGAGTTTATGGGATTCTTAGGTTTCTGCAGCAGTCAATGATTGTTGGCAATGCTACTTTTCCAAGTAGAAAAAGAAGCTAGAACAAAGATGAACGTAAAGGAATTTAGCAAGCGAAAAGTGATGATTCTTTGTgcaaaaaggaagaaaggaaaaaacgGCAATGGAATTGTTGGCCAATATCTAGTTGACCAACTTCAACAAAATTGCCATTGCAATAAACAGGAGGGTGTCTGATTGTGTTTTTGTATCAGTTTGATGAGTGTTGGCTACTGGCTGACACACACATCAACTCCAGGATTCCTTTAttacttttctaaatttgtattgctatattattttgatgtgTGTTAGCTACTGGCTGACACCATAATTCTAGATGGCTTTCCTCATTACTCTCTGTATTTGTGTATCGCTTTTATGAGTGTTAGCTGCTGGCTGACACCTTCAATTACATAAACAGTCTGTTACTTTGCTACATTTACAGCAATTTCCAGTTCTTCTGTGTTTAATTCAAAACTTTTCGAGCAGGGTCCTCTTTGTTTTAACCTTTCAAGTAAATAAACACAaaactgaaaagaaagaagaaaatcccAACAACAATTCAGCACCAGCAATTGAGAGGGGACATTCTCACTGAAATTATTGATTCTTTTCAGGATTCTCAAATCGCTTATCATGATTTTGAGGGGTTTGATCCTGGTTAATGCAAAGATTTGAAGTCCATGATCTAACCAATAATAATCAAGATTTTGATCTGGTAATTATGAATCATCATGCTGGTCACCTTAACAAGCCAAAACCAGTCATGGAAGATGCTAAGGTGACTAAAACAAGGGGTGGGGAAGAAGGGGTTGTGAAAACTTGGGTCTCACATTTCTCTGACAATTACTTCGTGGCAAAGACTGCGGTTTGATGTATGTGGCACCTGACATTACGGAGGTAACAAAATAGTTTTCCATTTAAAAGGATTTAGTAGGAGAGATTCCAAAATGGCAATGAGCTTTGGTTGGTTATATATAAGGAATTATAATGctagattttaaaaacttaagCTGTAGAAAAACAGGGTCAAAATCAGTAGTTTTGGtggataataatatttttctaatcagTTTTCATTCACAGGCAGGACagaagcaagttctagaagtaGAAGATGGATCTTTTAACCTTTTGATAATcaccttttgtttctttgtcaAAGAATAGAGGCCAAGAATGAATTCAGTTGCTGATTTCAATTGGAATATAACCACTTAGATTCAGATTCCATCACAAGTGGTCTGTTTTGGCTCTATACGACTCATGATTTTACCCCTTAATTAATTCCGCGATTTCCTTCAAACCcattacatttaattttaaattttcagcaaaaaaataaaaaaatgctttaaaattctaaaaatctaataaaaaactGCTTCTTATCTTCTTGTCCGATTGAATTTTAGATAAAACTATCTCTAATGTGTGAAGCTACAGCAGTGACACGCATAACAGAAATAGTTAAAACATCCTTCCATTAAATTCTATTCGTACCCTTACTTGCTAAGTTACTCATAGTCAGTATTGGCAACGCACAGACAGTACCCTAATGGAGTATACAAAAAATTTGTCCATCACAATCAAATTTGTTGGTTCTTTTTTGCTCTCTTCATTTTTAACGTTATCTCGCATCCCTCTGTTTTAAAATCTCTGTAAATGGAAAGGGGGAGAGATGTGTATGTATGTATCTCCAATTGTTCACACTAAAATCTATGCATATACTGTTGATAGAGAATGCCAGTCTTCTTCCAAATAAATGCTGGGTTGTAGAGTAGATAAATATCCTAAAATGGACACTAGACATGTGGCACTAGCTAGTGCAACACTTGTTTGGCcatacataaatataaatatacgtTTTGGctattttgtttaaatagAACGAatctgaaataaaaaattcaagtgAGATAGAATTTCAATGGACATTTCCAAGTAAATCAGGATAATGATATGAATTATGAAGATGTAATCAATTGTTGGGAACATGCCTGGGGCATCTGGCACGGTTCTGCTTCAGCCTCACATGGAGGAGAAGAGGGGCCAGAGGGGCTTTTAGATGCATTCGCACGCAACAGTATGGAAAACAAATATTTAGATTCAGCAACTATAGTAACCTCTTTGTCGTTTTATATTATGTTCTTTTGAGTTTTGACACATTCATTTCAAAAAGACAGCTTCTAGGAACCTTCCTAAGAGATCCTACACATGGGGGACTCGAcgaattaaaaaaacaaaaaaacaaaacacgttattagataaaaaatttaatatacttaaacaaatatatagcttaatcttttaatagtattttttatatatataataacatgctttatttattctcttttttttttttt
Coding sequences within:
- the LOC8274876 gene encoding sulfite exporter TauE/SafE family protein 4, which produces MATRGLVLYLSLAFSAAVLSAVFLFDHHPYVKNSTLLSSHYISTTERVWPELEFSWRIVLATVIGFLGSACGTVGGVGGGGIFVPMLTLIVGFDTKSAAAISKCMIMGASASSVWYNLRVPHPTKEVPILDYDLALLFQPMLMLGITVGVALSVVFPYWLITVLIIILFIGTSSRSFFKGVEMWKEETILKKELAKQQEAVVNSRGELLIDTEYEPLVPKEEKSEMQIVCFNLRWKRLFVLLFVWSVFLLLQVIKNDVATCSKWYWVLFCLQFPVALAVFGYEAVKLYKEHKKRISTGNTESICEASIAWTPMHISFCALCGILGGTVGGLLGSGGGFILGPLLLEIGVIPQVASATATFVMMFSSSLSVVEFYLLKRFPMPYALYLTGVSVLAGFWGQFFVRKLITILKRGSLIVFILSGVIFASAITMGVVGTEKSIRMINNHEFMGFLGFCSSQ